ATACATACTCATGGGTGCCAAGCACACGCACTTATGGGAGCCAAGCTCACTCAGAGCACACTAACTCCAATGAGAGCTTAAGCCTGTTCATCCGCCTATGGAGGTGGTTCTACCTCCTAAATTATCTAGatatttctaaataaatatcttCCCTAGATACTTCTTAATAAATATCTCCAGAtatttctatctctctctggatatttatagaaaaatatattccgAGATTTCTACACCCTTCTTAGAATATCTTTCAACGTAAAAATATCTAGATGTTTAGGTAACTTAAAAATATCTAGAATTcttgagagaagagagaaggtataattcttttataatcCTCATGCAACTCATTTTCGTTGCTTGTTTTGTTCATTTATGTATGCTTTCAACCACTAAACTCTGGTTTCTTGACAGAGAGACCGTGACAAATCCTTAGACTTGAGCAATTTTCGTATAAAAAGTTAAACTGAAGAGCAAACCtgtttatattatatatacaaAGAATACGTGTTGTTGTGCTTGAGATTAGCTCATGAAGGAGCTTTTTTCTCTAATGGACACATCTTTCTTAGTTACTATTAATCAACTAGATTCTTGATCACAGAGTAGGTTGGGGTGTGGGCATTTCAATTAAGAAGAAGAGCGAGTACTTGTACCTTCCGAGGTATAACATCTCGCCAAGAAATATGAACCCCAATCCGGCAGCAAATACAACTCCCAAGGGCTTGAACATGGAGACATAAACAGGTCCAGTTTTTTTCAGGCACCATGTACATAATGAGGCTCTGAAGACGCCAGAAACCAGAGCCTGCATATACAATAGTAATTTACTTTTACGTTCAACCTCGAAGTCAAGACCAAAATGTAGAGTTTAGAAGTTATTATGTCACACGCTTACCGAGTATAATATAGAAATTAGACCTATATTGACTTTCAAAATCCAAAACTGCGGTTCTCTCACTGTAACAAAGGACAACAGCCCGGAAAGAACAGTCGAAAAGAACGTTGAATAGAACATTAAGTTCATCACCACGGGATAATCTTTGAGGATAAATGCCTGCAAGATTCGAGATATGTTTACTTGTCAATTCTTCTTTAGCTTTGTTTTAGTGTCATTCATATTCTAAGTAAGGCCATCGGTGCTAACCTGTCCAATGAACCATAATGATATCAAGAAAGCTTCGGCCACAAGGAGAAACCCGCCAAGGATCCAATTCGATTGTctcgagagaagaaaaagaaggtgagGAGGTTGGACAGGAGGAGGCGAAGGTGAAAGGAAAATCGGCGGACCCTTGTAGAGAGTGACTACGAATGCACCAAGAATTGATGTAATGGTTCCCACAAGCTTAGCTTGGCTGCTCGAGCTTTTCCAGTTCACTTTCTCCATCCTAATTATCAGTTCCATCAACAAACCAAAGAATAGAATAAGTTCATCTTGTGATCATCTTCGACGACACATTGTGCGCTGCTGTCTCTTGTCTTTCCTATGAATGTGCTGCTGCCTTCTCTTGCTGAAGCACCGGACTATCTTGAATTTGTTCCATTTCAGGGACATATTCATTCGCAGAGCAACTCTCGTTTTGGGAATTTTAGGGATCCAGCATCAACAGAAATAACACAACATCATTtgcttctctcatttttttattttatttttcaaatgaaggTTCTTTAAGTGCGCCGAGATTGAAAGGACACATGCACAGAAAATGAGAACTGAATTAAGTGGTAGCAAAGCGAATCTCTCCGGACCTAGTTGAAACAGGAACTGttgatttttgataaaaatcGCTCGCAACCTCGAGCTGAACCCATGTAAAATTAACCCCCCATCATCCAATTACCACACTATCATCtgcttctctcatttttttataaaatgaaggTTCTTTAAGTGCACTGCAGATaacgagagagaagagacaaaaGAACCTTGAAATAATGGCGAGAATGAAAGTGAAAGCTGGGATGAGGTTCATCATGGCCATGCCCAGAACAGGGGAGCTGTAATCCATGCCGACATACTCGCACATCTGGCAGGCGAGTCTGCATCATCCAACTTACTACAAAATTAACTTTTGTTTCTCGTATAAAACTCTTAGCAGTTGATTAGACCTTTTGCTTCAAAAGAGTTCCAGAGTCTGCAAATTCATGTAAACTTCACTCACTCACCCAATTAGAGCGATCAAGAAGATCTTTCGAAGGACAGAGAAAGTGAGAGGAGGACACGATCCTGGCCTGCCAAAGAGAGCAAACAAACAAGCAAGGTTTCTTAAAACCGTTTTCTTTCCTTAAACCTGACATCAATGGAGTTAGGGAGTGTTAGCCAGAGCACAAACCTGCGAGAGATGATGAGGGGACAAGGAAGAAGGACGAGAGAGGAGAGGGCGTTACTGTAGAAGACCATGGTATACTTGTTCATCCCATCGGACATGGCCATTTTCGTCACCACCATGTTGCTCGTTTGAACCAGGACCACCATTATCATCCCCATAAACGGCAGTGAACCCCTCGCGAGgtccatctctctccctctctctctctctctctctctacacctcCCTCCTCCCAGTTCGTGGGTTAATAGTCGGAGGAAACCGAGGTTTTTCCAGGTTCTGCGGGACCGCCGTGGATTTAATGCTTTGATTTGACTTTTCACCTACTTTTGGTGCGAATTTCTTGGTTGAGGACCTGCAGAAGGTCGATTTTGCCAACGATGAAAACGACGGTGGCGAGCTTGATTGATGTGGCTTTTGCGATGTCATAGTATATCAGACGTGTATCATTGCAATTACAAAAACGATGAGAGGATGACGATAGCTCtgctacttttcttttctcggaCGGCGCCTTCGTTGATTGGGTGGTTTGCAGGTGATCTTTCGTCTACACGATCGTAGATCTGTTCACGTTTCAAAAAGGATCTGCTCAGTCATCAATAAAACATTACCTGAAATTTACGGGGAGAATCCACTTCTTCTCTTTCCCAGCGTTTAGCCAGCACCAGTGTTTGAACTTTGGCTTGTGCATATTGGGGGATTTGCTTCTAGAGTACCCGGGTTGCTTCATACTAATCTTAGACTAGTCAATTCTCAACACGATCGGTTTGCATAGTGATACTTAGTTAAACAGGTTTGGATTTGATATAAACCGGTTAATGTAATAAATGAGTTAAGCTCATTTAAGACATAGCGAAAATTGTGTTTTGCCTAAATTGACCTACTCAACCCGTTTAGTCAcgaatcaatatatatattttttaaacgTGACATCTTTTTAACACGACATGATTAAACACGCTTTAATATGTTTAATACTAGAGTAATCACCGCTTAGTTCTAATAGCACATCAATTAGCAACAAACTAATTGACTAATcgataaaaagaataaaagatatgcaagaaaataaaaattcaatcagattaaaatataaattgataGAATAAACTTTTCCTGAGGTTGATAAAATG
The nucleotide sequence above comes from Eucalyptus grandis isolate ANBG69807.140 chromosome 2, ASM1654582v1, whole genome shotgun sequence. Encoded proteins:
- the LOC104435740 gene encoding WAT1-related protein At3g28100, which produces MDLARGSLPFMGMIMVVLVQTSNMVVTKMAMSDGMNKYTMVFYSNALSSLVLLPCPLIISRRPGSCPPLTFSVLRKIFLIALIGLACQMCEYVGMDYSSPVLGMAMMNLIPAFTFILAIISRMEKVNWKSSSSQAKLVGTITSILGAFVVTLYKGPPIFLSPSPPPVQPPHLLFLLSRQSNWILGGFLLVAEAFLISLWFIGQAFILKDYPVVMNLMFYSTFFSTVLSGLLSFVTVREPQFWILKVNIGLISILYSALVSGVFRASLCTWCLKKTGPVYVSMFKPLGVVFAAGLGFIFLGEMLYLGSIIGAIVIVMGFYGVMWGKSKEEETTIEGSGVGESLASSVHKTPLLQNKASSV